The Bacillota bacterium sequence TTATTGCCGGTAAAAATTGATTGAAACAATTGAACAAACGTCGTAAGAATAACATCTCCTTCCCATGACTCAACCTCTAATAATGCTTTATCTATAGGTATTTCTTCCTGCTCATTATCTCTTGCTGAAAAATCAGATAAACGGTGGTGGACTATTAAATCCACATCTTGTCCGAAAACTTGTTCATAGTCTTTCCGGTGCTGTTCAATTATATTGATAAAAGGTATAGCAGTTATAATACGCGGGGTGTAATCTTCAATCTGTTTTATTCTTTCCTGCAACCGCAAAGCACACTGCAGAGAAGATAAAGTCTTACCGATTCCAGTAGGAGCGGTAAGCAAAAAAAACCGGGTGTTTCGAATCTCATCGTCAGTGAGAGCATCAACCACAGCCATTATCGAACGACGCGCTTTCTCCCGCAGGTCAAGAAAAGTATACTCTGTTGCTGTGTTTAAAGTACTAACTCCTTTTTGCTTATTTCGCAGATAAAGGTTTACTTTTTCCGGAGAAACAGTAATGGTTTTTTTCGGCTTTAGCTCAGCAGCGTCTAACTTGTCTAAATCAATCAGGAGAGAAAAAAGATAAACAAGGAAAAAATACCACTCAGGTTCCTGAATCCGGCCGGTTTGAAAAAGTTGGGGTATTAATTTAAAATCCGTACTTTTTTTACGTAGGGATTCAATCTGTAAGTAACCGGCGAACTCTTCAAGAGGAATCTCTTTTTCCAAACCCAAATCAATTATTATCTCCTCGACCTTGTTTTTTAGATGTTTTTCAATTTCTTCGACTTCATGCCATATTCTTCTTTCATTTTCGATTGAAAACAGTCCGTTTGTTCGAAGATTGAGGTGATGTAATCTAACAGTCAAATACGAAAGAAACAAAATAATTTTCCCAGTTAAATCAGCACCTGTTGGAAAAAGTTTTTGTTGTAAAAAATTATATATAAAGCAGGCGGAGATATGGGCATGGTTTTTTAAAGCTGATTCTATTTCATACAATAAGTACCTCTGAAAATAATCAGTATATTTACCTAAATCATGAAAGTACCCAAGCCAATAACAAATAGTCTTTAATTCTTGGTTATTCAGGCTTTTAAACTTTACCACCGTCGGAATTTTTTCTTGAGCAGCCCGGGCTACAGCTGCCAAATGTTCGCATAATAATTGCTTAATTCTTTTTTCTTTGTCATAATGAGCATAGTATTCCAAGAGCATCACCTCAATGACTTTCAGATTAGGCAAACTTTTCTTGTTTGCTTATAAAAGTTATACCCATTCTGCCATTTGCTATTATCCTCTTACCTTAAAAACGTTAGTGTAGTAAGAAATTACCGTAGCAACAGCATGCTACGGTAAAAGCTAGCTACTCCATCCAAGTGATGTTTTCTCCGTTTTCCAAACAGACAAAAGAATCAATATTTACTTTAACCGGTTGCCCGGTCAGATTAATTATCATATTACCTAATCCATGCGGGGTTATCTTTCGATCCTTGTCAAATTCTAACGGCACTTCTTCCTTTATAAGCCGGTACTGTCCGTCAGCTACTTCGTCAACAACTATTTCCACGCATTTTTTCTGCGGAATAACGGAATTAATATTAACGACAGTCGTTGCTTTAATCTCCTTTCCTTCTATTAGTCGGCCTTTTTCTAGCCAGCCAAGGTTATATGCCGTACCCAAAGCCACGCTAATTCCTTTGCTGAAATATCCCACAAAATCCTTCTTTATCAGGTTCTCCAATTTGGTCATAACCTTATCATCCTCATGGACAACCCAGATTTGATAATCAATATATCCTTTTTGCAGGTTATGGGGGATAATAAATTCGGTTGCCGTTTGGCTCGGGTATTCCGCGGAACCGTTAAAATCCCTATCGCCTTTTATCATTAACAGATTCAATTTTTGCATACACTTTTTTATCGGCGCCCGAGTCGCCAGAGCGATTTGGCATTTTTCCAAGGAAAATTCATGGTAGTATGTGTCCCGTTCTCTCCCCAATAATCCGGCCAAAATACCGGCAACAGTTGTACGCGGAGGTATAAAATACGAAAGAGCCGATGAATTAGAGTAATATTTCCGGAAATGGGCCATCTTTCCCCGCAAGTGAAACGAGAAAATTTTCATTTTTATTCTCCCCTTTGTATCGGCTCCCAAAGGTCAACTGGATCAAAAGCCGGTATATTGAGCAGACGACCCTCTTGCGCAACCGGGTGTATCCAGCCAATAACCTTTTCGATATATCCCTTGTCTTTCAGGTCAGTAATAACTTGATTTAAACCGTGGAAATCAACGGTCAAATCATTTAAGCTCCTTATAGTTACTTCTCTACTGGCGTCATCCTCTTTATTCTCTTTCACGTCGACAAACCGTCGCAGATCGCCCAGATAAACATCATATTCAGGCTTATAAACTATTTCCAGGTAAAACAGGGGTTCTTGTCCCTGTTTGCTGTCTGTCTGGTTGGTCATTAAACCCTGTACTAAAGCATGTCGGAAAAGGTCGCGGTCTTCTTCGGTCATACCCGTTAATTTGGCGCTATATTTGTTCATTGTGCCGTAATGAGCCACTAGAGCATAATATACTTTATATTTCTTCCCAAAAGTCGAGCTGTCTTCATTCATGATGCTGGTTATTGTACTGGATCTGACCAGTTCAACCGGGTGTAAGGAGTATCCCCACGAAATTTGGACCGGACCGGTATAGGTCCGTGTTACTCCTTCCACAGCCATGGCGCTTCCGAATAACCGTATATCAATTAATGAGCGTTTAATAATCTCGGTAAGAAAAAGGTTATTGACAGTGGCCAGCTCTTTGGTTTTCTTACTGCTTTTTAATTCTTCGAGTTTATTCAGATAAGCTTCTTTATAATTTTCGTCCCTTCCCAACATTTCTTCCCAGGCTTGTTTTAAACTTTGGTTTTCGGCAAAAAGTTGCTCCATTCTTTTCTTGTCACCAAGCCAACTATCTCTAACATACTCAAACATTGTGTCCATAGGGACTTTTTTATCCGCTAATGTGTCAACAAAAATCTGGTAACCCTTATTTTTTAGAAAATCCCGGCAGTCACGCTTTCTCCTGGCATCACTTACTAATAAGGTAGAAGTATCATAGTCCATGCGTGGTTTGTTCTCTTGATCCGGATCCCCATTAGGGTTCGTCATTGTCGCCTGAAACCCAAACAAAAACTCGCTGTTTCGGTTGATAATCATTTGTATCATCCTTTCCTTAAAATTAATTTTCTTCAGGAACAATGTCTTCCTGGGCTTTTTCTTCTTCCGGAGTTAAGTCAGGGGCTTTCGTGCCCACCATATAAGCATAGCCGGACATAATGTAGAAGACATTGGCCTGTTCACTTAAAGGCCATTTCCGTTCGAAATTTCCGGAATAATAATGGTGAAACCTGTTCATTACAGCTTCGGAAAACAAGCTCCATCTGTTATATTGTCTTAATTTTTCCAATAAGTCGTTGTACAGTTGATAGACTTCTTTTTGGTTCATTCCTTGGAAATGCACTTTTTTTAATACCGGCTTTTTTTTATGTTCTTTAAACCATTGCGCTAAAGCTACCCTGTACAGTAAAACTCCCACATAGAAAAGGGCTCTGGCTTCTGGGCATAAACCTTGCCTGTAAAGAAAAGCTTCCATGTTTTTGATGGCAGAATCAACTTTTTCCGAGCCGGTTGTTATTTCCTCATTCATTCTCTCTCCCCCTCCAAAAACTTTTTTATCTAAAATGCCGAACCCCTGACAGGTGTGGATTAGAACCAAATATCTCATAATTATATTTTTAATATAAAAGTCTTCGTAGCCGTTCTGGTACCGTCGCAAATTCAAGTTAATAAAATTATCAATTTTCTCCTTGCTTAACTGCCGCAGACCTTTGTCCAAAGCTTCCACCGCATAACTAAATAAATTTCCGGCTTTTACCTGTTCCCCATTTAAAAGGGCTTTATAAAAAGACAGTACCCGTCCGATATCCAACTGTTCACCTTGACGGTTGATACGTACCGGTATAATCCGGTAGATATGGCCGATAGACATACTTCGCAAATGTGCTTGTAATTTAAAAGCTTCCTCAGCGAGCTTTTCCAGTATCCTCTGAAACCGGAGTACAGGAACATCTTCGATTGTTTCCAAAATAGTTACTGAGTTGCCATCAGAACGGTAAAATATGAAATTCAAAGCATATTGGTTTAAGTTGTCCCCCATTGCTCCTGTTTCAAGTTGTTGCAGCCACTCATCAGCCTTGGAAATTTGAAAAGCCAAGTCTATATCTTTTTTTAATTTATAGAGATGATTATAATCAAAATTCCCAAACAGTCCTTCCGGTATGATAAATACATCTTCACCCGCTATCCTTCCCTTAAAACGCTCTGAAATTATTTTCTCCCCGGCCAACAACTTTTGGTAACATTCCTGGCAAGTGGCATACACATAATCATAATTGAAATCGCGAAGGTACGGAGAGGTATTAATTGTAGTGGTTGTAAATATTTTATTTATCCCGGATCTGCTGAATTTTTTCGAATACTTGCTGGATACATCTGTTCGGGTTCGGCCACAAAGATAACAAACCTTCTCTTTTTCCCCCGGTTTTTTTTCAGAAGAGCTTGGCCCTAAATTATTCACCAACTTAACCAGTTCCAAATAATCCTTATGGGTAGATAAAACCACTTCTTCCCCACTTTCCATTTTCACTACAGGAACTACTAAGACAAACCGGTTATGTTTATTCTCATCCTTAATGAATAATCGGATAAAAGACTCATAATTTAGTTTTTTTTCCTCTTGCTCCGGCGCCTTAATCTTTACACTATTTGAAAGCAGCTCTACTTCTAATTGAGGTTGTTCTTTGATAATAGTCAATTTGTCCGGGTTAATACCCCATCCGTCTTTTTTATTAATAAAGATATAACTCTGATCTGCCAGTTTTTTTAATAATTGTCCCATTTCCCGGTCTTGAAGATTATAACGGGACAAAGTTTGGTAAAGATCCGTCCATACTTTTCCCAGTAAATATTTGAGCGAATTTGATTCTCGAACTAAGTAGTACTGAGCTGCAGCAGCTGAATTATTACCAAAATAGTAATACTCATCCAAATGCTTCTCTTTAAATTCATCTTTCACTTCGAAGTTGATCTCTTTATTCTGCAAATCAAAAACCAAAAATACTGTATAAGGCAGATCCTCTTCTTTTAATTTAACTTTCAAACCTTTTATCAAAGAACTAAACTCATTATTTCCGCCTACATTAGCGTTTTTCCCAATGTATGCGGTTAATTGCGGTAAATTCAACATATTCACCTCCCCATATAAAATGTAGATTTTCGGAAACTCAGTTTCCTTTATTCTCAAGCCCTCTCACGAGGGCTATTATTTTTTTACCTCCACTTGTCTCTATTGCAAAAATAGTTGATATTTATAGATATCATGAGATATTATGAGTATACTTGTGATTGATGCGAATATATGCTAATATTCATACTTGACTTTTTCGGATCATCCCCATAATTGAAGTGGATGGTATTTTTTACCATTACTTTAATAAATGAGGGTGATTCTTTTATGCTTACAAAATGTTCTTCTCATGTTGAGTTTAAATAATTTTTGCGGCAGCAGGTTCCTCTGCTGTGGGTTGTTGATTCAAAAAGGCTTATGTTTTTCTCTAGGTCTTTGTCTAAGGTTTGGTTTTTAAATTTGGATCCTGCTGCTTGTTTGTTGTACAAATGTTTTTCTTCTTCTATGGGTAGGCCTGTTAAATATGATCCTGTGTGTATTTTAAGGTCTTTGGTTTTGATGTTGGATCTTGGATACCACAGTGTTACTAAATGGGTTAAGGCTCTTCGTTCTGATGATATTCTGGCTGTTTTGTCCGGCTTTGAGCCTCATAATACGCCAGGTGTGGGAACGTTTTATGATTTTTTTGATAGGCTCTGGCTTGAGGATAGGAAGACCAGGATTAAAAGATGGCGTAAATTGAGGTCTCCTATTAGAAAGCCAGGGAAAAAGTTCAAAACCGGACAGAAGCAGCCTGTTAAACATCCGGGGGTTGTAGGTAAGTTGTGTAAAAGGGTTAAGAGTGGTAGATTACCTTTCCCCCTGCGGGCTGAAAAGCTTATTCAGGAGATTTTCGCCCGCTGTGTTGTGGATGTTTCTGTCTATATGGGCATGATCCCGGATCCTTTGAACCTTGTGCTGTCGGGTGATGGCTCTTCTTTGAGAACGGGATCCAGCCCATATGGTGTTAAGGTTTGTGATTGTAGGAAAAAGGGTATTTTTAGTTGTGATTGTATGCGTCGTTTTTCTGATCCTGAGGCTTCTTGGGGCTGGAACAGTTACCGTAATGAGTATTACTATGGGTATTCTCCTTATGTTTTGACTGCAGCATCAAGTGTTGGTGAACTCCCAATGTATATTAGGCTTGTTGAGGCCCGCCGCCATGATTCTGTAACAGGTATTGTTTCTTTGGCTGAGTTTAGGGAGCTTTATCCGTGTTTGGGTATTTCTAAGTTTATTGCTGATTCTGCTCATGATGCTTATCCTTTTTATGAGCTTTGTGAGTTTTGGGGTGTTGAGCCTTTTATTGATTTAAATTCTAAGGGTAAGGGCAATTTTAAGGATTTGCCTTCGGTCAGTGTTAATGAGTATGGTGTTCCTATTTGCCCTAAGGGTTATGCTATGTGTTTTTGTGGTTTTAATAAAAGTCGCAGTCGTTTGAAGTGGCGATGCCCTTTGAAAGCCGGCAGCAGACGTGTTAGAAAAAACATTTCTTGTGATTGCCCTTGTTCTGATTCCCCTTATGGGCGTACGGTTTATACTAAGCCTCAGGATGATTTAAGGCTTTTTACTAAAACCCCCAGGGATTCTAAAGCGTGGCGCAAGGTTTATGCTATGCGGTCTTCTTCGGAACGCTCGTTTAAGCGGATTAAGAATGATTATGAGATTGAACGCTCTCACGTTAGAAGCCGCAAGAATTGGTATTTGTTTATTCATTTTGCTGCTATGAATTGTCATCTTGATGCTTGGGTTGCTAAGGCTGAAAAAGAACATTTTGATATCTGGGCTGAGGTTTTGGGTAAGGCTTTTGCAGCTTAGAATCCCAAAGTTAATTATTTTCTATATTTTACCTTTTAAAATGGCTTTTTTAAAGGGTTAGTTTGTTATTGCCATTTTTGGGGTTTTATTTTTGTAAGTATTGCTGTTTACTTGTTTTTTTGTCCTTTACTTCCTTGTTTTGGTAAATGGTTATGGTTTATTGGTTTTTTTGTTGGGTTTGTTAGTTTTTTACAGGGAATTATTGACTGTTTTCGAAATTACTCAAAATATTATTGTTTCATAGTTGAAGTTTTTAATTTGGTTCACTAATTTTTAGGTATTTTCCTTTTTATCTTTTATCTTCCATAAAAAAATAGAAAGTCCTTTATTAATTGTATTTTTTTTATGATATAAAACCAGGTTTTGAGATACTCTTTTAAGTAGTAGTTGATTACTATTTTTTACTAACTGTTTCTAACAGCCGAAATATTGATGTGCTCTCAGCTACTCTTTTCTATATTTATCATTTCAAGCAATCCGAAGCCCATGCTGTTTTTTGCCCCTAATCCCGCATCAACTGCTATTTGTAGAAGTGAGGCCGGTCCACTCATGGATAAAATCCCACAATATCCCTTGATTACAAAACCTTTATACTTAATAATTTGCAGCTTCGGCTGGCGCAGAGGCTTAATCTGGACCTCTCCTTCCGGGGGTACTTCTCCATAGATAGCCTGGTATTTTTTGTAAAGGTTTTCTTTGGCTAAACGGGAAAAGTCGCCATCTCCGGGTTGAAAGTAACAGGTATATTTGCCCACCTCCGGCCTGAGTAAGGTGCTGTAAACTACCACCGGTGAAAGTGTTTTCACACGTATCTGCTTTTGCATGTGTGTGCTTGCCCCATCCGCTACCAACGGCCTGTCCACTTCTACCCTCTGAAGGCTGAGAACAACAGGGCCAATTCTTAAATTGTTTTTGGTCAGCAATCCGTTTAACAAGGATTCGCAAAACTTGTCCATTGGAGAAGAGACAATCAGTTTAACCGGCGACTTAAAAGTAATCTCTGCTGTAGAAGGATTAAAGTAATAAACCCCGGTTAAACGGGAAAATGTAAAGAGCTTAAATCGGCGTCCGCTCCCTTCAAATCCTGTATCGTGCAGAAATTCGGCGAAAGTACCGTCTAAGGTAGCGTAGATAGCCGATTGGACCATATGGTTGTAATGAACCGGCAAAGTTATGAGGTTACTATTATCAGGACAAGAAAACTCAATTAGTAGTCGCATGGTGATCCTCCAGGAATTGTAATATAATACCACATACTCCGACAAAAACTACTAAACTTAAATCAAGAATCCAAGTTAAACAGAGTATTTAATTTCATTTTGACTTGTTTAAACTTCTGAGAACTGATTTTTCCAATTTTCTTATATACAATTTTTGGGGATATGGTAAAAATTTTATTCGTCAATATACATGAAGGCACCTTGATATGTCCGTCAATTAAGTCTTTGTTAGTAAAATCAATAGAAAATTTCTGCTTATTCATGATATTTGAAGTAATTGCAGCAACTATGAGGTCATCCGTTTTCCGATTTAGCTTTGTGTTTGAAAGCACCAAGACCGGTCGGATCTTTTTAGAAGAAAAATCTGTAAAAGGAATA is a genomic window containing:
- the cas6 gene encoding CRISPR-associated endoribonuclease Cas6, yielding MRLLIEFSCPDNSNLITLPVHYNHMVQSAIYATLDGTFAEFLHDTGFEGSGRRFKLFTFSRLTGVYYFNPSTAEITFKSPVKLIVSSPMDKFCESLLNGLLTKNNLRIGPVVLSLQRVEVDRPLVADGASTHMQKQIRVKTLSPVVVYSTLLRPEVGKYTCYFQPGDGDFSRLAKENLYKKYQAIYGEVPPEGEVQIKPLRQPKLQIIKYKGFVIKGYCGILSMSGPASLLQIAVDAGLGAKNSMGFGLLEMINIEKSS
- a CDS encoding transposase — protein: MFFSRSLSKVWFLNLDPAACLLYKCFSSSMGRPVKYDPVCILRSLVLMLDLGYHSVTKWVKALRSDDILAVLSGFEPHNTPGVGTFYDFFDRLWLEDRKTRIKRWRKLRSPIRKPGKKFKTGQKQPVKHPGVVGKLCKRVKSGRLPFPLRAEKLIQEIFARCVVDVSVYMGMIPDPLNLVLSGDGSSLRTGSSPYGVKVCDCRKKGIFSCDCMRRFSDPEASWGWNSYRNEYYYGYSPYVLTAASSVGELPMYIRLVEARRHDSVTGIVSLAEFRELYPCLGISKFIADSAHDAYPFYELCEFWGVEPFIDLNSKGKGNFKDLPSVSVNEYGVPICPKGYAMCFCGFNKSRSRLKWRCPLKAGSRRVRKNISCDCPCSDSPYGRTVYTKPQDDLRLFTKTPRDSKAWRKVYAMRSSSERSFKRIKNDYEIERSHVRSRKNWYLFIHFAAMNCHLDAWVAKAEKEHFDIWAEVLGKAFAA
- a CDS encoding CRISPR-associated protein, with translation MNLPQLTAYIGKNANVGGNNEFSSLIKGLKVKLKEEDLPYTVFLVFDLQNKEINFEVKDEFKEKHLDEYYYFGNNSAAAAQYYLVRESNSLKYLLGKVWTDLYQTLSRYNLQDREMGQLLKKLADQSYIFINKKDGWGINPDKLTIIKEQPQLEVELLSNSVKIKAPEQEEKKLNYESFIRLFIKDENKHNRFVLVVPVVKMESGEEVVLSTHKDYLELVKLVNNLGPSSSEKKPGEKEKVCYLCGRTRTDVSSKYSKKFSRSGINKIFTTTTINTSPYLRDFNYDYVYATCQECYQKLLAGEKIISERFKGRIAGEDVFIIPEGLFGNFDYNHLYKLKKDIDLAFQISKADEWLQQLETGAMGDNLNQYALNFIFYRSDGNSVTILETIEDVPVLRFQRILEKLAEEAFKLQAHLRSMSIGHIYRIIPVRINRQGEQLDIGRVLSFYKALLNGEQVKAGNLFSYAVEALDKGLRQLSKEKIDNFINLNLRRYQNGYEDFYIKNIIMRYLVLIHTCQGFGILDKKVFGGGERMNEEITTGSEKVDSAIKNMEAFLYRQGLCPEARALFYVGVLLYRVALAQWFKEHKKKPVLKKVHFQGMNQKEVYQLYNDLLEKLRQYNRWSLFSEAVMNRFHHYYSGNFERKWPLSEQANVFYIMSGYAYMVGTKAPDLTPEEEKAQEDIVPEEN
- a CDS encoding type I CRISPR-associated protein Cas7 produces the protein MIINRNSEFLFGFQATMTNPNGDPDQENKPRMDYDTSTLLVSDARRKRDCRDFLKNKGYQIFVDTLADKKVPMDTMFEYVRDSWLGDKKRMEQLFAENQSLKQAWEEMLGRDENYKEAYLNKLEELKSSKKTKELATVNNLFLTEIIKRSLIDIRLFGSAMAVEGVTRTYTGPVQISWGYSLHPVELVRSSTITSIMNEDSSTFGKKYKVYYALVAHYGTMNKYSAKLTGMTEEDRDLFRHALVQGLMTNQTDSKQGQEPLFYLEIVYKPEYDVYLGDLRRFVDVKENKEDDASREVTIRSLNDLTVDFHGLNQVITDLKDKGYIEKVIGWIHPVAQEGRLLNIPAFDPVDLWEPIQRGE
- a CDS encoding type II toxin-antitoxin system PemK/MazF family toxin, whose product is MVFEQGDILLLNIPFTDFSSKKIRPVLVLSNTKLNRKTDDLIVAAITSNIMNKQKFSIDFTNKDLIDGHIKVPSCILTNKIFTISPKIVYKKIGKISSQKFKQVKMKLNTLFNLDS
- the cas5 gene encoding CRISPR-associated protein Cas5, which translates into the protein MKIFSFHLRGKMAHFRKYYSNSSALSYFIPPRTTVAGILAGLLGRERDTYYHEFSLEKCQIALATRAPIKKCMQKLNLLMIKGDRDFNGSAEYPSQTATEFIIPHNLQKGYIDYQIWVVHEDDKVMTKLENLIKKDFVGYFSKGISVALGTAYNLGWLEKGRLIEGKEIKATTVVNINSVIPQKKCVEIVVDEVADGQYRLIKEEVPLEFDKDRKITPHGLGNMIINLTGQPVKVNIDSFVCLENGENITWME